A region from the Haemorhous mexicanus isolate bHaeMex1 chromosome 12, bHaeMex1.pri, whole genome shotgun sequence genome encodes:
- the KLHDC4 gene encoding kelch domain-containing protein 4 isoform X2: protein MSFSCPSQSSLAAVVPTAGGQLWIFGGEFASPNGEQFYHYKDLWVLHLATKTWEQIKAPGGPSGRSGHRMVACKRQLIIFGGFHESARDFIYYNDVYTFNLDSFTWSKLAPAGMGPAPRSGCQMTPTPEGNIIIYGGYSKQRIKKDVDKGTLHTDMFLLKAEGAGKEEDRWSWSRLSPSGVKPSPRSGFAVAAAPNSRCLLFGGVQDEEEEESIEGDFFNDIYFYDIGKNRWFPAQLKGPKSERRKRRRGRQAEAEAAGGEELQLPPPQGPLEIVKEVVAEDGTVMTIKQVIPGAAEEKDRSGSEEEEEEEEEGGALGQPVEPCPRSSAMVAVKHGVLYVYGGMFEVGDRQVTLSDLHSIDLHRMEQWKVLLEMDPKTQEWLEESESDEEEDDDVEGAEGGEEEEEESSEEESEDEEGEQQHPAVQPGEAQAQYLARTEQYWLGLARSHMGPEAKDKKVLKVAHAMAKTFYEDPIQTS from the exons gcagctgtggtgcccACGGCTGGGGGGCAGCTCTGGATCTTCGGGGGCGAGTTTGCCTCTCCCAACGGGGAGCAGTTCTACCACTACAAAGATCTCTGGGTCCTGCATTTGGCCACCAAGACCTGGGAGCAGATCAA gGCACCAGGAGGGCCCTCTGGACGAAGTGGACATCGGATGGTTGCGTGCAAAAGGCAGCTGATCATCTTTGGAGGTTTCCATGAGAGTGCAAG agatTTCATCTACTACAATGATGTGTACACCTTCAACCTGGACTCCTTCACCTGGAGCAagctggctcctgcagggatggggcctGCTCCAAGGTCTGGCTGTCAAATGACTCCCACCCCTGAGGGCAACATCATCATCTATGGGGGCTACTCCAAGCAG aggaTCAAGAAAGATGTGGACAAAGGCACCCTGCACACAGATATGTTCCTGCTGAAGGCTGAAGGGGCAGGCAAGGAGGAAG ACAGGTGGAGCTGGAGTCGGCTCAGCCCCTCTGGAGtgaagcccagccccaggtctggctttgctgtggctgctgctcccaacAGCCGCTGCCTCCTCTTTGGGGGGGtgcaggatgaggaggaggaggagagcattGAGGGGGACTTCTTCAATGACATTTATTTCTATGACATCGGGAAGAACCGCTGGttccctgcacagctgaag GGCCCAAAGTCAGAGAGGAGGAAGCGCAGGCGTGGCAGACAGGctgaggcagaggctgctggaggggaggagctgcagctgccacctccccagggCCCCCTAGAGATCGTCAAGGAGGTGGTGGCAGAAGATGGCACCGTCATGACCATCAAGCAGGtgatccctggagctgcagaagagaaggacaGGTCTggctcagaggaggaggaggaggaggaggaggaaggtggagccctgggccagcccgTGGAGCCGTGCCCACGCTCCAGTGCCATGGTGGCAGTGAAGCACGGGGTCCTCTACGTGTACGGGGGCATGTTCGAGGTGGGCGACCGCCAGGTGACCCTCAGTGACCTGCACAGCATCGACCTGCACAGGATGGAGCAGtggaaggtgctgctggagatggatCCAA AAACCCAGGAATGGCTGGAGGAGTCAGAGTCagatgaagaggaggatgatgatGTGGAAGgtgcagagggaggggaggaagaagaagaggagagcTCTGAAGAGGAGAGTGAAGATGAGGAAG gggagcagcagcacccagcagtgcagcctgGGGAGGCCCAGGCCCAGTACTTGGCCAGGACAGAGCAGTACTGGCTCGGGCTGGCCCGGAGCCACATGGGCCCCGAGGCCAAGGACAAGAAGGTGCTCAAGGTGGCTCATGCCATGGCCAAGACTTTCTATGAAGATCCCATCCAGACGTcctga